From the Lolium rigidum isolate FL_2022 chromosome 2, APGP_CSIRO_Lrig_0.1, whole genome shotgun sequence genome, one window contains:
- the LOC124690657 gene encoding blue copper protein-like: MAPVASSCWGLVVVILVARVFPAAATSFTVGDKSGWTLGVDYTTWASGNTFKVGDNLVFNYAKGQHTVVEVSAADYLACAAANPLGSDSSGASTVPLKTGGKHYFICSITGHCAGGMKLEVTVSGSSSPSSPTPTPRSPNTPYTSPTPTTPTPTTPYTTPTTPYTTTPTSPACTGTTPGATPVTPVTPGTMPFYYYNDAGRLAPVGWASFALVCTAIVQLGLS; the protein is encoded by the exons ATGGCTCCCGTCGCCAGTTCATGCTGGGGTTTGGTGGTGGTGATCCTTGTCGCCCGCGTCTTCCCGGCAGCCGCCACCAGCTTCACAGTCGGCGACAAGTCCGGCTGGACGCTCGGCGTCGATTACACCACCTGGGCCAGCGGCAACACATTCAAAGTCGGGGACAATCTTG TGTTCAACTACGCGAAGGGACAGCACACGGTGGTGGAGGTGAGCGCGGCCGACTACCTGGCGTGCGCGGCGGCCAACCCGCTCGGCTCCGACAGCAGCGGCGCGAGTACCGTGCCCCTCAAGACCGGCGGCAAGCACTACTTCATCTGCAGCATCACCGGCCACTGCGCCGGCGGCATGAAGCTCGAGGTGACCGTCTCcggctcctcctccccgtcgtcgCCGACACCCACCCCAAGGTCCCCGAACACGCCGTACACGAGCCCGACCCCGACCACGCCGACGCCGACCACACCGTACACGACTCCGACAACGCCATACACGACGACGCCGACGTCTCCGGCGTGCACGGGCACCACACCTGGCGCGACCCCGGTAACGCCGGTGACGCCGGGCACCATGCCGTTCTATTATTACAATGACGCCGGGCGGCTCGCGCCGGTGGGGTGGGCTAGCTTTGCCTTGGTTTGCACCGCGATTGTGCAGCTCGGACTGTCATAG